ATTGTTTATTTATATGTGATATACCATCTTTTATATACCCTATAAATATCAATCGTTCAAACTTCAGATAAATGATTACTGTACTTAATGCTACaatcatatttcattttctattttaataaattttgtgGTATACATTAATATAGAAACAAAACTTGTTGTATTGAACTTataaagtactactactacccAGAAGTGTTTTTTAAAAGGATCAATACTGATTCAATTCATAGTTTACTCCTTATCCACAAATTAATCATATCTAGTTTCTTAATTGCCGATGATCAACATTTTTACTAATTAGTCAGAACTCCTATAAAATGAAACCACCTCTCAAATTAGGTTTCCAATCTTActaacctctctctctctctctctctctctctctcaacatgTATTTGAAAAGGTTGTCTAGAGATATTATGAAAGAAATAGAGGTGAAGCGCTTGAGTAGGCTCTTGCCTTGGAAGAAGACCATCACACACTTACTACTCTCTCTTTCGATACTTTCATTGTTGAGCTCCTCAACTTTAGTTTACTACCAAAACTTGCACTACTTCTCTACCAACACTTGCCAACTCACGAAAATCGCAATGAACAAGAACTTCATTTTCCTAATCTGCAACGGCATCCTCGTCTTCCTCGCCAAAACCTCCGCCTTTGTCCGCCCTTCTTCGCCTTCTGATCTCGAGCACGCGCTGCACAAGAGAATCGGCAACGCCCTGGAAGAAGAGACAGAGGCAGAAGAAACCCTTTCAGATAAACATATAAACTTGGGAGATGAAGAGACGATTAATCCGTATGAAGGAGAACATGTGGATGGTGAATTAGATGAGATTGAGCTCCGAGATTGCTGCCTTTTCGAGGATGTGGATGATCAAGATCAAGAGGTTTGTAATGGAGGGGAAGAAGTTGATGAAATAGAGAAGCTGAGCAACGATGAATTGAACCAGAAATTTGAAGATTTCATTAGGAGGATGAAGGAGGAGTTTCAAATTAATGATTATCAACGAAAACAACTAGTCTTGGTTAACTAAATTTTAAGGTATTTCTTTGTTTATGTACAGTGTAATAGAATAACAGTAGAAATACGGTGTGTGCATATTTGTAAAATGAGGcatatttaatttgtaatttttgagTACTAAATGTCAGATGTAATGTTTTCTCTATCCTAGTTGTTCCATGGAACATATTGGGGATGGCCATTTGCCAAATTAATTAATGCAACGATGACATTATGTTTGTGTTGACGTGACACAATATGACACAgtgagaaaataaattaaaattatagaagaaaataaattaataccaCTCCTTTGCAGCAAAAATTGTGGTGTTTACTGAACATGATGCATGGCAGGAACACAAATACAAAATGAAATgatttgtgttttgttgtgttgtaTTTATGTCGCGGTAGATAATTATGAAGTTAAGTACTAGTAAcaccaattaattcaaatatGATAGTCATTAATTCACCGACACACTAACATTAGTAATCTAGAATCAGCCAAAAAAGGGTGGCTACAATTCTCATTATGTGGTGTTAAGAATTAGGTATGTGTCTTAGTAATATCATTTACTCTTGAACTTGAAGAATAATAATTTAGGAGGGTAGTAGTATCTGACAAGTGAcacgtatttttttcaatttgctACCAGTAGtatttcaattactttaatgCACTTAAATTACAACATTGTTTCTCTAAAGTCCTATTGTAAGGGATTAATTATTATCATTGTATTTCATATGTAATACACATGGCGTGTCTTGCAAAGTGTACCGTAAATACTAAATAGTgtcataaaattgaaattagatAAACGAAACCATCATGCGTACACGTGTATCTCTATATAACTATATTAGTTCGTCCACATAATGATTATAAATAGATATTAGTATATGATTCCATATGTATTATCGTAATTGAAAGTTTATTTTTGTCTTTAAGGGAAAAGTTTATATATCCATGATTAGGGATCGAGATGCTTTTATTTTATATGCGGACAGATACAGATTAAGATTAAGATTAAGATtaagattgagattgagattgaaggtgaaataaaaaatgagaaaaaagaagaaacaaattaaattcGGCGTGGTGATTGAGGAGTAGTTCAGAATTGGACACATGTAAACTAAAGTTGTACTGTGTAGAATGGTGTTTGACATTTAGAGCAAGGGGTTTGGCGTTTGGACCGTTCATGAGGTGTGTGAAATATCTtattaaaactcttaaatcttgtcgcacatcgacttggtgataaTCCTAGTTTTTCTATATAATTATAGATAACTCTCTCCCTTACAAAGCTTTTTAAAGGtaagtgactcatttctaatatggtatcagagcggacccaagtcgatgatggattttatttctttatctcttctcttgcctactcacgtgatggaagtccgatgtgtcatttcTGCCCACACGTTGTCAAAGAATATCAAATATTTGATTACCATTAAGAGAGCAAATCATGGGATAATTGATTGATGCAATTACATAACAGTCTAGAATAGAATGATTACATTATGATACTTTTCCATAGTTAGGAAtatgtgttttccctatataACAAAGGGCTGTAATACCTTGTGAAGAGAGAAATCAATAAGAACATCTTCTACTCTCAACATCACCGTGCAATCCCTTTTCGCCCAATATGATCTGCtcctctcgattaccatcttcaagatgctcaggtgttggcaattgaaactaaaaatataacatataactgtcccatatcggtgtcaagagaaaactgaaactagtatataagtctcatgggcccctcctcctatcaccaattggttttaggatggaacccatggatttctatcatggtatcagagcgggtcgccgattgtgggtcatatttaactgacccagcagtatatctgggctgaaactgaaaaaaatgactgacccagcagtataactgggctgaaaatttgggtcaagtggtcccaaccgatcgaaaaaaattggactgattgtccaatcgattaggaaaaaaaagtccaacccctccaaggtgaaccttgaagggtttgagggagggtgttggcaattgaaactaaaaatataacatataactgtcccacatcggtgtcaagataaaactgaaactagtatataagtctcatgggcccctcctcctatcaccaattggttttaggatggaacccatggatttctatcacaCGTGAGAGGGGCGTGTTAAAAATCTTaaattttgtctcacatcgacttggtgatgatcctagctccTCTATATAAGTATGTATAACCATCTCCTTATAAGATcgtttaaggggtgagtgactcatttctaatatatCTATAGTTACTGTACTAGCCTCATGAAATagttttaaaaatcaaattcatAATAATGGTATACTCGTATATACTCCGTACTATGTTATATGTCTACATAATCAAGTAATGATTAACGTTATTTTGTgtcatataataaaaaaatattgtgtATCTTCAATCACAACCCCTCTTTTTACGGCGGCAAAAGTCATGTATAGTTTGAGTTAAAAATCTTTAAATCTTGTCCTATATAGACTTAATAATAATCATATCTTATTTTTATAAGTATGAATAATCCTCTttttacaaaattatttatgGGATGAGTGCCCCTTTCTAATAGTTGCAATCTTCACTCTCAATTTTAATTCAGTATCCCATGCTATTTAGATTTGAACTTCAACTTGAACTTGACACTATTTGTGTTAGGCATTAACTTCTCTATCACTTATCAATTCAAACTAAGTTATTTTGTCTTTGGTTATGGGTAATGTAAGAGAAAATCAAGGCAAGATGAACACATGTTCAAATAAGATGTCGACTATAAGTCGTATATCATTTCATAGATAAGAACGAGACCAACAACCAATGTGCGGTTGTatgaaaataaacacacaatatATATGGAATGCTCCGATAAACATGGTTGTTGTAGGATCCTGATAGGGCAGGCAGGCAGGCAGGTACGTGGCTGGAAAAATGCTATTTTATGGACTAACATATGTATTTGTAATATGGTCCCACCTATCATTTTCATATACTTAAATTTTAACTTGTGAAGATATAAATACGAAAATTAATACAGACAAAGATAAACAAAAAACCTAGGGGTGTCGAAATGGGTAGCAGGTATTGGGTACCCGCACACCCGACCGTtacccgtcgggtttcgggtaccCGCTACCCGACATAAGCGGGAACGGGTTCGGGTACGGGTATTGAGTTTCAGGTTtttgcgggtatcgggtatacccgatacccgctTATATAcccatttaaatataaatattgtattaaaatttttaattaatatccgTTTAAGTCTTTTGTCCATTAccgtaattttaattaatacacGTTTTAGGATTAATTCTGAAGTCTTTCGTCCATTACCCTAAATTGTCTACTCTTCACACCCGCGCCGCCACCCGCACCCGCCGCCCGCCACCACCCACATCAGCCGCCGACCCCTGCCGCGAAGAAGGTAAGGGCTCAAGTCAATAACTTCCAGATTGCTGCCCCAATTCCTAAGAAACTGCGTTGAAAATTATTAAAACTGAAACAAGATTTTGTTCTGTGTTTACAAAATATTGCATACTCTTTCATGCAACCTctttatgcattaaaatataaatttaggTGGCAAGTATTTGGGGATGAGTTTTAGAATTATAAC
This sequence is a window from Salvia splendens isolate huo1 chromosome 5, SspV2, whole genome shotgun sequence. Protein-coding genes within it:
- the LOC121803804 gene encoding uncharacterized protein LOC121803804 translates to MNKNFIFLICNGILVFLAKTSAFVRPSSPSDLEHALHKRIGNALEEETEAEETLSDKHINLGDEETINPYEGEHVDGELDEIELRDCCLFEDVDDQDQEVCNGGEEVDEIEKLSNDELNQKFEDFIRRMKEEFQINDYQRKQLVLVN